The genomic window TAACAGTTTGAATAGCCTCTTCATATATATCTCTTGCTCTTTCAAATAATCCGCTACGTATGTAATAATCAGCTAAAGAGTTCCACAAATGACCAAGCTGATCAGTATACCGTCTTAAACCACTACGTATAATTGCATCaacatttaatgatttaatttctaaaggattttttgatattaaattgcaTAGTTCATTCCAAAGTTGATGCTTGGATTTCCCATGTTTGGATACAAAACTGTCATTATTGACAATTTCAGACAAACGTACGGCAGCTTCATCAAGTCGTCCAGAAgtagttaaatattcaatataatcttCTGAATCTTctggaaataattttaaatatcttctatatattttaacggcAACTTCTGGGTCATGactttcttttataaatttcaaatataatggCCATATTCGGACATGTTGAGTGATTGGTAAGGCTCTAAGAGCCCTGTCAAATAGACGACGAGCAACTGTGAGTTTGGGTTGTTTCAACATAAACGTACAGAACTCAATCCAGATACGAGGCATCTTGTTCATGTATACCAATGCTCGCTCATAAACATTGTTCACTTCTTCATAGTCTGGATTGtctgttgtttttaaatacttgcGACGTATTTTCAAGTAACAGTGCCACAATTTGTAGCTGCCAGGCAGTTGTTTCAAGGCGCGTTCATACAGTAcacatacttttttatacggcccaagtttataattatctatgtaCCGCATCCAACACTTGACTGAATTCGGATTTCTTAATATGTCTTGTTCAAATTCTACATCTCTCTTATTCAGCCAGTAGGTCTGAAATATCACAGCATCCGACATGTCATTTCCGCGTGCCTCATTGACGTTGCTCTCAAGTTCCATTTTCATTTGATCTGTAAAtaagtgtaaatataaatgtaaatcgtAACTATTGATTCATAAAATTCAACAAAGAAATCCACAGCTCATTTTTTACTAGACGATTGATTGTTTTCAGTCGTGCATTAATGTTAGCGAAGACAACTATGAACTAATCAGTAATTATGcaagcttaaaaaaaataaaatagaaatgcaaatataataatataataccttctTCAAATTCCAGAAcgttaaataatgaattgtaagttttattaaaaatacaacatgcAGATTAGACAGTTTTCTTGCGGTAGCTTGTACACGATTGATAACGTTCTGTTGCGTTTTTGAccgtattgtttttataccaGAAGTGAGGAACGTTTTGAAAACGTTAATACCCAATGCCGATTGTAGTTCTtatcagtaaaattaaaaagacatTATCTTATTCGGCCAAGAGtcacgataattattaatttttaattttgacttaCAATTTCTAAactttttcgatttttttatgatattctaTTTCAGAAaatgatttttcataaaatgttaaagttTACGACAAACCAATTGtcttgtaagtataaaaaaatatatttaataataaaattgtaatgtttaCACATTCAATATCTGTGTTATAGGTACTGCTCTACCACAAGTCAATAATGTTCGAGgcattaagaattttaaaccTCCAATTCTATATGATCGTAAGAAATGAAggacatttttcaataaaaaatttatattgttatgtgtaatatatatactgcatACATACACTTGTTTCAGATATTCAGATTCCAGAAAGGCCTAAACTCCATTATATTGACAGGGTaccaaattatagtaattctCAATTGAGACCTccaaaaatgcataaaatgttGGGTTTGATGAGAGGACCTGAAACAGTTCACAACAAACTTATACATAAACAGTATGGTATACAGGtcagtttttgaaatttaatttatttttgaacagtAAACATTACACTTTGAACATAACTACATcgagtacattttaattatagagttataaaataattatgtgcttacatttgttttaatttattctataggCAACTGGTGGAGGCCGAATGAGGTTTATACACTTTGAAGTTATTCGTATGGGCTTACTTAGAAAATTAGACTGGTCCAGGATGTTTGCTATTTGGAGAATTGATTCACCATGGCAAGCTGTCACTAAAAaggttaattatatatattatataagtttcagtatacaaacaaataaataatataattgtgtggTATTACAGGGCCAAGGGCAGAGAATGGGTGGTGGCAAAGGTAGCATAGATCATTATGTAACTCCAATCAGAACAGgcagaattattattgaaatcgcAGGTCATTGTGAATATCTAGaggtatttttgtgtttttttcaattatgtgAACGGTTGGAGGGCAATAATGTTGTTGACCAAAAAcctgtttttaatattgaatattatttatttttgttgtaactTACATcctctgtaatattattatattatttctttaattatctTATCAGTTATTAACTAACACCttactatattttaggtaaaagatattttaagtaaaatatctgCTAAACTTCCATTTAAAGCCAAAGCTGTTAGTCAAGAAATTTTAGAGTTGGATTCAGCCAAAGAACAATggcaaattgaaaataatcagaataaatatacattggagtatttaattaaaaacaacatgGATGATTTACAgcgaaaagttaaaaaaattgatcatagattttttggaaaatatgtataagataaaatgtgttataataagtCTAGATAGttgaaacttaaatatataattttttttttttttttgtgaaaataaaataatttgtactaaaattgaatagttaatttttttctaatccaTTGTAAATTCAcagctattttaatttataaattattacttatggaGACTATTAATGAGTGAATTTACTAGCTACTGGCAGACTGATTACTAtacatatgatttttttaaattccacaaaatgtgtaatagaaatgacaaaatatcaatatacacataagattactacataataaataatatatttagaagttATAGTCGAGTCTGCCTGCCCgaaaatgatgaatttaatGAGTGAATTGTAGGTATAGTTCCatacataataggtaatatgtaaGACAGccacaaaataagttttatttttatgtagtttAGTAATACATTGAAACCTGAAACCTCTAAatactgtaaattaaaaaatgaacaatatcaaagaaaatgatgtatatagtgcatatttatattattagtaag from Aphis gossypii isolate Hap1 chromosome 1, ASM2018417v2, whole genome shotgun sequence includes these protein-coding regions:
- the LOC114131623 gene encoding 39S ribosomal protein L16, mitochondrial, with translation MIFHKMLKFTTNQLSCTALPQVNNVRGIKNFKPPILYDHIQIPERPKLHYIDRVPNYSNSQLRPPKMHKMLGLMRGPETVHNKLIHKQYGIQATGGGRMRFIHFEVIRMGLLRKLDWSRMFAIWRIDSPWQAVTKKGQGQRMGGGKGSIDHYVTPIRTGRIIIEIAGHCEYLEVKDILSKISAKLPFKAKAVSQEILELDSAKEQWQIENNQNKYTLEYLIKNNMDDLQRKVKKIDHRFFGKYV